A genome region from Gossypium hirsutum isolate 1008001.06 chromosome A04, Gossypium_hirsutum_v2.1, whole genome shotgun sequence includes the following:
- the LOC107948334 gene encoding elongation factor 1-alpha, producing MGKEKVHINIVVIGHVDSGKSTTTGHLIYKLGGIDKRVIERFEKEAAEMNKRSFKYAWVLDKLKAERERGITIDIALWKFETTKYYCTVIDAPGHRDFIKNMITGTSQADCAVLIIDSTTGGFEAGISKDGQTREHALLAFTLGVKQMICCCNKMDATTPKYSKARYDEIVKEVSSYLKKVGYNPDKIPFVPISGFEGDNMIERSTNLDWYKGPTLLEALDQINEPKRPSDKPLRLPLQDVYKIGGIGTVPVGRVETGVLKPGMVVTFGPSGLTTEVKSVEMHHEALSEALPGDNVGFNVKNVAVKDLKRGFVASNSKDDPAKEAASFTSQVIIMNHPGQIGNGYAPVLDCHTSHIAVKFSELLTKIDRRSGKELEKEPKFLKNGDAGMIKMVPTKPMVVETFSEYPPLGRFAVRDMRQTVAVGVIKSVEKKDPTGAKVTKSAAKKK from the exons ATGGGTAAGGAGAAGGTTCACATCAACATTGTGGTCATTGGCCATGTCGACTCCGGGAAGTCTACAACCACTGGTCATTTGATCTACAAGCTTGGTGGTATTGACAAGCGTGTGATTGAGAGGTTTGAGAAGGAGGCTGCTGAGATGAACAAAAGGTCATTTAAGTATGCATGGGTGCTTGACAAGCTTAAGGCCGAACGTGAACGTGGTATTACTATCGATATTGCCCTCTGGAAGTTTGAGACTACCAAATACTACTGCACTGTCATTGATGCCCCTGGACACCGTGACTTCATCAAGAACATGATTACTGGTACCTCACAGGCTGACTGCGCTGTTCTCATTATTGACTCAACCACTGGTGGTTTCGAAGCTGGTATCTCAAAGGATGGTCAGACACGTGAGCATGCTTTGCTTGCGTTTACCCTTGGTGTCAAGCAGATGATTTGCTGCTGCAACAAG ATGGATGCAACAACTCCAAAATACTCCAAGGCAAGGTATGATGAAATTGTGAAGGAAGTCTCCTCATATCTTAAGAAAGTTGGTTACAACCCTGACAAGATCCCATTTGTCCCAATCTCTGGATTTGAGGGTGATAACATGATTGAGAGGTCTACCAACCTTGACTGGTACAAGGGTCCCACTCTCCTTGAGGCTCTTGACCAGATCAATGAGCCCAAGAGGCCTTCAGACAAGCCACTCCGGCTCCCACTTCAGGATGTCTACAAGATTGGTGGCATTGGAACTGTCCCTGTTGGTCGTGTTGAGACTGGTGTCCTTAAGCCTGGTATGGTAGTGACCTTTGGCCCCTCTGGTCTGACCACTGAAGTTAAGTCTGTTGAGATGCACCATGAAGCTCTCTCTGAGGCTCTCCCTGGTGACAATGTTGGATTCAACGTTAAGAACGTTGCTGTTAAGGATCTCAAGCGTGGTTTCGTTGCTTCAAACTCTAAGGATGATCCTGCAAAGGAGGCTGCCAGCTTCACCTCTCAGGTCATCATCATGAACCACCCTGGGCAGATTGGAAACGGATATGCCCCAGTCCTTGACTGCCATACCTCCCACATTGCTGTGAAATTTTCCGAATTGCTGACCAAGATCGACAGGCGATCTGGAAAGGAGCTTGAGAAggagcccaagttcttgaagaatgGTGATGCAGGGATGATAAAGATGGTTCCCACCAAGCCTATGGTTGTGGAGACTTTCTCTGAGTACCCACCCCTTGGTCGGTTTGCTGTCAGGGACATGCGTCAGACTGTGGCTGTTGGTGTCATCAAGAGCGTTGAGAAGAAGGATCCAACCGGTGCTAAGGTCACCAAATCTGCTGCCAAGAAGAAATGA